A single Fundulus heteroclitus isolate FHET01 chromosome 4, MU-UCD_Fhet_4.1, whole genome shotgun sequence DNA region contains:
- the tradd gene encoding tumor necrosis factor receptor type 1-associated DEATH domain protein, with product MADKTADGAAWTGCAVMFLQSLFPGVDLLHLYKDQQGKFIIFKVIKLTLRDSAGGLGGYEILKVHDAEPFLGVEVKFVDVAACQQFLESYSSGAVRQSLSQHACRLLAVPQDFAVETQLKAGPQNLDLCLDQLAVCLQHIHLSQPERLRDEEIDHLEQQLRSQALGPAPQPPTVTQEESSVPSNCFKFQNRVFEDRMLTSADVQSFSNGVGRQWKHVGRALGKSCRALKGPAIDNLAYEYEREGLYEQAYQLLSRFIQAEGRAAKLSRLVRALEDSKLTSLAENMLDMQPRE from the exons ATGGCGGACAAGACTGCGGATGGCGCGGCGTGGACGGGATGCGCGGTCATGTTCCTGCAGTCGCTCTTTCCCGGCGTGGACCTGCTCCACCTCTACAAAGACCAGCAGGGAAAGTTCATCATTTTCAAAGTTATCAAGCTGACTCTTCGAG ATTCTGCAGGAGGTCTGGGAGGCTACGAGATCCTAAAGGTCCATGATGCTGAGCCCTTCCTGGGGGTGGAGGTGAAATTCGTGGATGTGGCAgcgtgtcagcagttcctggaGAGCTACAGCTCCGGAGCGGTGCGTCAGTCCCTTTCCCAACACGCCTGCCGGCTCCTCGCCGTTCCTCAAGACTTCGCTGTAGAAACCCAGCTGAAGGCCGGGCCTCAGAATCTGGACCTGTGTCTGGATCAGCTGGCTGTCTGTCTACAGCACATCCACCTTTCACAG CCGGAGCGCCTGCGCGACGAAGAGATTGATcatctggagcagcagctgcggAGCCAGGCCTTGGGTCCCGCCCCACAGCCCCCCACAGTCACACAGGAAGAGTCTTCGGTCCCCAGCAACTGCTTCAAGTTTCAGAACAGGGTGTTTG AGGACCGAATGCTGACATCGGCAGATGTTCAGAGCTTTTCAAACGGAGTGGGCCGTCAGTGGAAACATGTCGGGAGGGCCCTGGGGAAGAGCTGTCGCGCTCTGAAGGGCCCCGCCATCGACAACCTGGCCTACGAGTACGAGAGAGAAGGGCTGTACGAGCAAGCCTATCAGCTCCTGAGCCGCTTCATCCAGGCGGAGGGCAGGGCGGCCAAGCTGAGCCGGCTGGTCAGAGCTCTGGAGGACAGCAAGCTCACCAGCCTGGCTGAGAACATGCTGGACATGCAGCCCAGGGAGtaa